One Dysidea avara chromosome 7, odDysAvar1.4, whole genome shotgun sequence genomic region harbors:
- the LOC136262512 gene encoding E3 ubiquitin-protein ligase TRIM71-like, with protein sequence MDDCIRCNKLLNIIEGKLPSCDRCEGNNQVIVFCCQCDGGEGAFLCEVCNTHHCRQYSEHRVAQLNIQPSSVIRKPWKMKEIANSRGEPWGVAVSKTNSLWAVADNTNHCVHVFDSSCDDQLVKTFGSRVGSEIDEFNSPEGVAFDDNNCLYVADCLNHRVQRIDLTSNTFLHHFGNKGNGNGQLDSPHGITTHNDRLYVADTENGRISVFCISSKTFYSTFGEQQLGKPHGIAVNNQAQLLVVDYKNHCVYIFTPQGDLVKKIGTESPGSEKGQLSYAYGIAVDLNGFIYVADSINHRVSVFDSDGNTTECFGSRGSDSGYFNMPCGIAVRGDMVYVSDRYNKRIQIFKQSGHDWYYSQSGHDWYYSQSGHDCQSDHDWYYSLLLICILVCSYYMEDICTWYTS encoded by the coding sequence ATGGATGACTGTATTCGCTGCAACAAACTGCTGAACATAATTGAGGGAAAACTGCCAAGCTGTGATCGGTGTGAAGGAAACAATCAAGTCATAGTGTTTTGTTGTCAATGTGATGGTGGTGAAGGAGCATTTCTTTGTGAAGTGTGTAACACCCATCACTGCAGACAGTACAGTGAGCACAGAGTAGCACAGCTGAATATTCAACCAAGCTCTGTAATACGTAAACCTTGGAAAATGAAAGAAATTGCTAACAGTAGAGGTGAACCATGGGGTGTTGCAGTTAGTAAGACTAATAGTCTGTGGGCAGTTGCTGATAACACTAAtcattgtgtgcatgtgtttgatAGTTCATGTGATGACCAGCTGGTGAAGACTTTTGGTAGCAGAGTCGGAAGTGAAATTGACGAATTTAACAGCCCTGAAGGAGTTGCATTTGATGATAACAATTGCTTATATGTAGCTGACTGCCTTAACCATCGAGTACAAAGAATCGATCTTACTTCCAATACTTTTCTTCATCACTTTGGTAATAAAGGAAATGGAAATGGGCAACTAGACAGTCCACATGGCATTACTACTCACAATGACAGATTATATGTTGCTGATACTGAAAACGGACGTATCTCAGTATTCTGCATTAGCAGTAAAACATTTTATAGTACATTTGGTGAACAGCAGCTAGGAAAGCCCCATGGTATAGCAGTCAATAACCAAGCTCAACTACTTGTTGTCGACTACAAGAATCACTGTGTATATATTTTCACACCACAAGGTGACCTGGTTAAGAAGATTGGTACTGAGAGCCCAGGATCTGAGAAGGGCCAGCTGAGTTATGCGTATGGTATTGCTGTTGATCTCAATGGCTTTATTTATGTTGCTGATTCCATAAATCATCGTGTTTCAGTGTTTGACAGTGATGGCAACACTACAGAATGCTTTGGGTCTCGTGGATCTGATAGTGGGTATTTTAACATGCCTTGTGGAATAGCTGTTAGAGGTGATATGGTCTATGTCAGTGATCGCTATAACAAAAGAATTCAGATTTTTAAGCAATCTGGTCATGATTGGTACTACAGCCAATCTGGTCATGATTGGTACTACAGCCAATCTGGTCATGATTGTCAATCTGATCATGATTGGTACTACAGCCTTCTCCTTATTTGTATTCTAGTTTGTAGTTACTACATGGAAGATATATGTACATGGTATACGTCATAA
- the LOC136261418 gene encoding uncharacterized protein, with protein sequence MCCIVQLYETTGGEMVGAWSLLFLAFLHVASAQSCSVDYAVLESALLKNQENAYQIANAFFQPRTEGETLCVTAYYYLGLNRTEEDKSNCPSITSNEDEVVSGCSKWKWCMNTFYMDLNLAQLQIFSFFAIYERVSEIELRIPPLCSDTMNEYLLRATTSLRLYAEGTGSLDEGRPFVGYAARYITTDELEPLNKDVNQDSLDILFDSTRILNSEFNDVDAIFLLLSLLALPTVVAPLCSLLYLDLRKKAQKKIDEENADLFPFLFGLIATCVCGIIVTLIFQMAGFNRDNPWYYVIPYTWLWTLIVIQFVTALLLTYKFMSTYSKLEKKKQHCWRPSFWLQSFALWIVFTAALLLSWHAVFIMLGFILNPFRTILLTAVYAIGTVCMVVFFSVIFSFVRVIYACCRMRKCRGYFAIIYFLLMIAILTFIISYISFLIRINIGGDNKTGADSVTEWANHLLPPLFLLTLTWILKKLIKLPDKLNKTDENKKDDVVSLQFDEKLYSPNKLEKFDI encoded by the exons ATGTGCTGTATAGTACAGTTGTATGAGACCACTGGAGGTGAAATGGTTGGTGCTTGGAGTTTACTGTTCTTGGCGTTTCTTCATGTAGCCAGTGCACAGAGTTGTTCAGTGGATTATGCTGTATTGGAAAGTGCTCTCTTGAAAAATCAAGAAAATGCCTATCAGATTGCTAATGCTTTCTTCCAGCCAAGAACAGAAGGAGAAACTTTGTGTGTCACAGCTTATTATTACCTGGGACTCAACAGAACTGAAGAAGATAAGTCCAATTGTCCTAGTATTACCTCTAATGAAGATGAAGTAGTGTCAGGCTGTTCTAAATGGAAGTGGTGTATGAATACATTTTACATGGATTTGAATCTTGCACAACTTCAGATATTCTCCTTCTTTGCTATCTATGAAAGAGTGTCTGAAATTGAGTTAAGAATTCCACCACTGTGTAGTGACACAATGAATGAGTACTTGTTGAGAGCAACAACTTCG CTGAGATTGTATGCAGAAGGTACAGGGAGCTTAGATGAAGGACGTCCATTTGTTGGCTATGCAGCTAGATACATCACCACTGATGAATTGGAACCATTAAACAAGGATGTCAACCAAGATTCATTAGATATCTTATTTGACTCCACACGTATTCTCAACTCAGAATtcaatgatgttgatgctatTTTCCTCCTACTAAGTCTTTTGGCACTACCGACTGTTGTTGCTCCACTCTGTAGTCTATTGTACCTTGATCTGCGAAAAAAGGCACAGAAGAAAATAGATGAAGAAAATGCAGATCTTTTCCCTTTTCTTTTTGGTTTAATAGCAACTTGTGTGTGTGGCATTATTGTCACGCTCATCTTCCAAATGGCTGGCTTTAACAGAGATAATCCATGGTACTATGTCATCCCATATACTTGGCTATGGACACTAATAGTAATCCAGTTTGTGACAGCACTTCTGTTAACATACAAGTTTATGTCAACATACAGCAAACTGGAGAAAAAGAAACAACATTGCTGGCGTCCATCTTTCTGGCTTCAAAGCTTTGCTCTATGGATTGTGTTTACTGCAGCATTGCTGTTGTCTTGGCATGCAGTTTTCATAATGCTTGGTTTTATCCTGAACCCATTCAGAACCATACTCCTCACTGCAGTGTATGCCATTGGAACAGTATGCATGGTTGTCTTTTTCTCTGTAATCTTCAGCTTTGTACGAGTAATTTATGCTTGCTGTAGAATGAGGAAATGCCGTGGCTACTTTGCTATCATCTACTTCCTTCTCATGATTGCTATCCTCACCTTCATCATCAGTTACATTTCATTCCTTATCAGGATAAACATTGGTGGAGATAACAAGACAGGAGCTGACTCTGTCACCGAGTGGGCCAACCACCTCCTACCACCATTATTCCTCCTTACCTTGACCTGGATTTTGAAGAAGCTAATAAAGTTGCCAGACAAGTTGAATAAAACTGATGAAAATAAAAAAGATGATGTGGTTTCCCTACAATTTGATGAAAAATTATATTCGCCCAATAAACTTGAGAAGTTTGACATATAA
- the LOC136260617 gene encoding transmembrane protein 199-like translates to MDYSFDKITVTQLMYRVAVHLKDIEQVDSDTKNQLLELVDSYEPDSQKCTTSFSLISKIYHCLLEFPIAGEQINLHDLLSGSQIVFPSYEPPERNPELVARLEKIKAQLAHQEYNKMVHNLHIPKVGVRDAGLEVRAVYKQLSVFINMLFTVVGSFAFGYFATYYSSYRPETCILAGATLAFVVFVAEIYFIATR, encoded by the exons ATGGATTACAGTTTTGACAAGATCACTGTGACGCAGTTGATGTATCGTGTTGCTGTACATCTGAAGGATATTGAGCAAGTTGATAGTGATACTAAAAACCAGCTGTTAGAATTGGTGGATTCTTATGAACCAGACTCTCAAAAATGTACTACTTCATTTTCATTAATATCAAAGATCTATCATTGCTTACTGGAGTTTCCAATTG CTGGTGAGCAAATTAACCTGCATGACTTGTTGAGTGGAAGTCAAATAGTCTTCCCTTCATATGAGCCACCTGAAAGA AATCCAGAACTGGTGGCCAGACTTGAAAAGATCAAGGCTCAACTAGCTCATCAGGAGTACAATAAGATGGTACACAATCTTCACATACCTAAA GTAGGTGTCCGTGATGCTGGTTTGGAAG TCAGAGCAGTGTACAAGCAACTTAGTGTGTTTATTAACATGCTATTTACAGTCGTTGGTTCTTTTGCATTCGGCTATTTTGCCACCTATTATTCATCGTATCGTCCTGAAACA TGTATTTTGGCTGGAGCAACATTAGCTTTTGTTGTGTTTGTTGCagaaatttattttattgcaaCGAGATGA
- the LOC136260618 gene encoding cytochrome c oxidase subunit 5A, mitochondrial-like: MFRVSVGRLFTARSAISRARRCVPAVVTVRNHNGNAVSEIKVNAFGRELNVTYTDGVSNILPRLDESDELFDAKWVGFFNIPTLDEFELKQGFNDLLEMYDAVPEPEVFEAALRAAKRVNNFAIAVRIIEGINYKSGGDKKIYNYIMEKLKPTLDELGISALEDLGYDKAS; this comes from the exons ATGTTTCGAGTTAGTGTCGGGAGGCTGTTTACTGCGAGGTCTGCGATAAGCCGAGCCAGACGATGTGTGCCAGCAGTTGTGACAG TTCGCAACCACAATGGCAACGCAGTCAGTGAAATTAAAGTCAATGCATTTGGCCGTGAATTGAATGTTACATATACCGATGGTGTTTCTAACATTTTACCGCGGTTGGATGAGTCGGATGAATTATTTGATGCTAAATGGGTGGGCTTCTTCAATATTCCAACTCTAGATGAATTTGAATTAAAACAAGGTTTTAACGACCTCCTAGAGATGTATGACGCGGTCCCAGAGCCAGAAGTATTTGAAGCTGCCCTCCGGGCTGCAAAAAGAGTCAACAATTTTGCCATAGCAGTCAGAATTATTGAAGGAATCAATTACAAAAGTGGTGGTGACAAGAAAATATACAACTACATCATGGAAAAACTAAAGCCAACACTAGATGAACTTGGCATTAGTGCACTTGAAGATTTGGGCTATGATAAA GCGTCTTGA